GCATCAAGACCCTTTCTGATATTATGAatttttccctttcccccaccaGGAAGTCAACACCCTGCGCTGCCAGCTTGGAGACCGCCTCAACGTGGAGGTGGACGCTGCTCCCACTGTGGACCTGAACCGTGTGCTCAATGAGACCAGGTGTCAGTACGAGGCCCTGGTGGAAACCAACCGCAGAGAAGTGGAGGAATGGTTCACCACACAGGTGGGCATCTGAGCTCATGGTCACCCAGGAACTGAGTCCCCTAGAACTCTAAGGCAGGGTCTGAGCCCGTCTCTGTATTTGCCTCTTGCAGACCGAGGAGCTGAACAAGCAGGTGGTGTCCagttcagagcagctgcagtcCTGCCAGGCAGAGATCATCGAGCTGAGACGCACAGTCAACACCTTGGAGATCGAACTTCAGGCCCAACACAACCTGGTGTGTAGTGTCCAGACCTGCTGCTGAGCAGTGtggagtcaggaggcagaggcactgggATGCCTTTAGGGCCACTACCTCTTCCTAGCTCTTGAAGGCTGTGACTTCCTTGGAGGGTCATACAGGGACCTTTAGAGGGGACAGCTGTGTGATAGTCTctatcttcccccccccccccccccacagagaaactctctggAAAACACCCTGACAGAGAGCGAGGCTCGCTACAGCTCCCAGCTGTCCCAGGTGCAGTGCCTGATCACCAACGTGGAGTCCCAGCTTGGAGAGATCCGGGCTGACCTGGAGCGTCAGAACCAGGAGTACCAGGTGCTGCTGGACATCCGGGCCAGGCTGGAGTGTGAGATCAACACGTACAGGGGCCTGCTGGAGAGCGAGGACTGCAAGTGAGTATGGGCTGAAAGGCTCTTCTAGGGGTGAGTTGTTTTCTTGGTTAAAATGAATGTATCCCTTCAAACATCTGCTTGCACACATTCAAAGGCGTGTCTGGATACTATTCTGACTCTTTTCAGTGTCTCCCCATGTGCTTAATGCACCCTGCTCTAACTTGCTCCAATGATTTTCTTTCTCCAGGCTCCCTTGCAATCCCTGCGCCACAACCAACGCATGTGACAAGCCCATTGGGCCCTGCGTCTCTAACCCCTGTGTCACAAGACCTAGGTGTGGGCCTTGCAACAGTTTCGTGCGTTAGAGTTACCATTGCCAGAAGGGGGACAAAGATACCAGTTACAACTTAACTCCAGCTCATCCTAAGATTTCAAAAAGCAACCACACCGGACAAAGGCAGGCTTGTCCCTGGGGTCAGCTGCAGACTGCAGAGCACCTCCTGGTTTGATCCTTGAGCAAAGGAGATGTGAAATCTGTCTTTTAAGGAACCTACAATAGGATCGAAGACTGTCTACCATCACAAGGCTGTGTCTACATACCCAATGTTATACTTTAATGAAACTTCTTGGAATGTGACTTGAAAATATTCCATTGAGTGTGGGTGAGTTGGTTGCCACACTTGTGAAACAGCATAAGTGGACTTAATGTTTTTTTGTCCCACTTTTTGTCTTTGTAGTTGCAATACAAATCCTTTGTTTGTCCTCCCAATAAACTCTATTCTGGCATGGAAATCCCAATTGTCTGTTTTGCTTAACATTAACCAGTGTTTTCCCATTAGATGAAAAGTCCATTCACCCCTCTGCCCTGTGTGTAGCCTGTGGTTTCTGTCACCCATTGACCAGAATCAGCACCAAGAGAATAGAAAGAGGAGGTGGGTCCAGGTCTGGGTGGTGTTAGTGACTTGTGGTCCAGGTTGGTTTCACCGGTAGATAACATCTGTGTTGAGACTTAAAAATAGTGAAGAAACATCCAGAGgggaagaacattccagaaagagGCACCAGCAAGTcaagagaaagaacaaagctgCACCTGTGGAGCATGAAGGGGCCAGCGTGACAGCAGTGATGGGCAGAGTGGGAAGTGGCTGGGGGTGGGCAGGGTTCACTGGTTCTGGGGAGGAActgattctatctatctatctatctatctatctatctatctatctatctatctatctatctatccatccacccacccacccacccacccacccacccacccacccacccacccacccacctatctatctatctatctatctatctatctatctatctatctatctatctatctctctatctatcatctatttttgtgttttgtgtgtgtgttgtgtgtgtgtattcatgcatatgcatatttttatGAAAGCCAGAAGTTGATACTGGAATCTTCCTCTGTCAGTGTCCACCTTGTTCGAGACAAGATCTTTCGCTGAACCAAAGCCCACCAATTAActagtctagtgggccagcaagTCCCACagatcctcccgcctccacccctcccccagtgttaaacttacaggcacacaccagggCATCTGGCgttctgtgtgtgtgctagggACTCTAACTCAGGCCCAGCAAGCTCTTTGCAGCCTGAGCTGTCTTCTCAGCCCCTCATTTTATTTCAGGTAAGAGAAAAACCTCAGGGGTATTAAATGGATGGGTTAGCTGGCGTCACCATGAAAAGATTGTTTTGGTGGCTGAGTGGGAAATAGGTTCCCAGAACAACCAGATGGGAAATTCAGTGTTGGCAATGCCAGCTGCAGGTCAAGTTGTTTTGATTCTAAAAGGGAATCACTGATATTGAGCATCTACTCACATTCCCATCAGTCAACGGAATGTAAGATAAGAGATGCCAGAAGTCACACGAATTGCTCAAACTCCGAGAAGATAGGATCATGATGCAGCATGCCCCTGGTCGTTACGAAACTCATATTAACACCTTGACAATGTCGTGTGCCAGGCAGATGGGTGAGGCTCACCTGGTTCCTATCTGAGCCCATGGCAGGTGTACGGGTGGAGGTAcctatttctctcattttttaaaaacatgcagGGATAAACACCCATCTGAAACATAAGGATTAAAGAGACTTATAGGGTCCCCACAGACCTGTGTGTAAGAAACTCAATCTTGTGCCTCACAGTGGTTGGAACATTCAGCGTGGACACAAATAACTCCACGTGAAGGCCCAGTAAGGTTGCTGGTGGCCTCTATGTGCTGCAACTAAAAGTTTGGGCTGtaacaaattttaatataaatgtttgaaaattGAAAAGTGGATAAAGGTTAAAAGGATGTAAGCCAAACACCTGCAAATTTGGGCTTTCAAAATGATGCTTTAGTTTCTGTCTTTTAACAGGGTCTCTGAGTTAATAGCTCTGTTCCTGATGTGTTACGTGGCCTCTCTGAGCCTTAATTCTCTAGGttgtaaaaaggaaaataaccacctttctgcttaatttttctcctctcttcttgctCCCTGCCACCCCACATACAAATACTTTGTGTGTGAGCTtgcgcgagtgtgtgtgtgtgtgtgtgagggcttgtgtgagcatgtgcatgaaAAGGCAAGTTGATGTCCTATTTCTTCTGCAGTCATTTTCTATCTtgcattttgaggcagggtctctcagtggacCTGCAACTCATTAATTATGCTAGGTTGGATGGCCAgggatccttgtatccctgtcTTCTCAGTGTTGGGATCACTGGTGAGCACCAAGCATTGTGCATGAGTTCTGGGGACACAAATTCAAGTTCTATGCTTACTCAGCAACTACTACCATTGGCTTTCTCTCTCTAGTTCTACACGgttaaattacacacacacacacacacacacacacacacacgcacgcacgcacgcacacagatTATTGTATGTTGGTGAGCTCTGCGTTTGATTAAGAAGCCCTAcctcaggagtcagaggggtcaaggacatcacggGAAGGCTCACAcaaccaactaacctgggctaATAGGGACATGCAGAGACGgacaaccaggaagcctgcatgggactgacctaggcactttGCATATATGTTAGAGTTGCGTCTGTTGCTCCTCTTACGGGACTCCTAACAGCAGGGACAGGGGCTGCCTCTGACTTTCTTTTacaggcttttgggaccctatttctCATGCTGGGTCTCCTTGATCAGCCTTAACACATGTGggggtgcttagtcttactacaacttgatatgccatgttttattgacatCCATGGTAGACTTGCTCTTAAATGgctggagaagaaaaaggagggctttgagggaagagggaaatgggaaggaggaactgggaggggaggatgtgggggaagGCTGCAGCcagggtgtaaaataaataaattaaaaaaagctcCACCCCAAAAGAGTAAAGTGGAAAAGTGATCAAAAGAATAACACGGAAAAGAGGAAAAGACGCTTCCTGAGACAGCAACCTTGGGCCttctcacacatgcatataacacaGATGCACATGTACCTCTCATGCGCTCACGTGTgaacatacacacgtacatgcataaacacatgaaaaaaaggaACAGGAAAAGTGTGTGATAAATGAGTAATGGAGACAGGGGAAAAGAGAGGTGTGTGGTCCATGGCTACAAAACCAGGTGGAGAGGAGGCCAAAGGTCCCATTGGGAGTGGCTCCCAAAGGTTGCGTGGCAAGCGGTAGACCATCCCTACCCAGAGTGAAATCCTTCTGAGAAAGGCGTACTGTGGGGACGAGGGAGGTGATAAAGACGAAAGCTCCAAGATTGCTCTTGGACATAGTCCAGTCCCAATTAGCTCTAACCCCAAGGCAGCGTATCTTGAGTTGAAATGCAGAGGCACAGATGTGGAGTGGAAGAAGGGAGGTCTTGGTTTCGAGACGGGTTGAGAAGCCGTGGTGAGTGTCAACACACATTTGGGCCCAAAGGAAAGGATTTGAGAAAAGTGGATGGGACTTGGATGTAGTTCAGAGTGCAGAATGTTTGCTTAACATGCATGAAGCCAGAGGCTCAGTCCAAGCATTGCAAATGATAGGCTTGATGTGTacgctgtaatcccagcacgcaggaaagtggaggcaggaggatcagaagttcaatgtccATTCTGGCtatggagtttgaggccaccctgagctgTTTGGGACCCTATTTTAAAGAACGAAACAAAATGAAAGctaaaaagaaacaagtaaacagaaacaaaaccaaaaaggaaggaaaatccaTATCTGTTTGATTCCTGTGCACTTAAATCAGTTCAGTTCTCCTCTGAGGTTgatgctggaagaaaggaaaaagaaaagaaaaaacagaggaaggaggagggaacaCAGGAGACAAGAATAGAGCAAAAggtgctgggggaggaggaggaagaggctgaggagggattggggagggagggcaggattTGGAGACGCAGGAAGgataatgaaaagaaagaaaggaagagtagACTTTTGTCTTGGATAATCTGTGCATTGCTGTTTCGCTTTGCGGATGTTTGCGGCCCTGCCCACCATTGCCTTATTCATCGTCGTCTTTATCTTCCCTTTCAAGTCCTACACTGAGCTCTACCCACAGCccgggaacttttttttttttttttttgtcctgatgAGAAAGAGCCAAGCCCTCCCCCTTGTCACCTTGGCTCTGTGCTCTTTGAAGGTGGAATGGTTTCCCATGTTAACAACCACGACACCAACAGGATTAGGCAAGGAGCTCGATTTTGAAAGAACGTGGTTGACAAGAACGGAGTTGCAGGGATCTTTTGAGTGAAGCTCACTGCAAGGGAAATTAAGAACTTAAGTGATTTGGCCACAGAATGGCTGGATTTGTGCCcaacttttttttgcttttttttcagtTCATCAAATGTgtaagggaagaggcaggaagttgTGTGTCTCGGGGTTCCACCCAGGACCTAGCTTCATGCCTGTCCTTACTGATCCTCTCTCTAGAGGTCGGGGCTTCTCTAGTTAGACATAGGCTTAACTTAACTGACTGCAACAATAAAACGTGTGCATTAAAGAAACATTTAGGTTCTAACAGAGAGACCAGGTGTGACCaaagaaatgttcccttttttCCTCTAGTGAGCATTAGGCTAAATTAGCTGATAATAAGCAATCTTATGTTAATTGTGCACCCAATTAAACAAATAGATTGAAAAATATCTGCTCATGAATCTACCTAGTTGTAAAAAAATACCTTggacttatatatttatttataaaaccatAAAACTACAATGcttatgaatgtatgtatgtatgtgcttatccatccatcaatccatccatccatctatcttctatcttatctatctatctatctatctatctatctatcatctagtcTCTGAGAAGAGGAGATTGGAGCAAAAATTTGGTAGAAGTCAGGGATGTCCTCGACATtatcaaaaatatgtatttttattttatgtgtgtgttttgcctgtgtgcatgcaagtgtacCTGGTGCGTGCAGTGCCCTTAGAGGTCACCAGAGGGTGGTGGTGGATTTCTTAGGACCAGAGTTAACAAATGGATTTGAgcaaccatgtggatgctgggaaataaACCCAGGTCCCCCGGAAAAGCAGCCAGAACTCTTAgccactgcgccatctctccatccccccaaTGTTAGCTTTTCGTTTTTAAATCTCTTCGGAAAACTCAGGCTGGCAGTAGTTTtactgctctctccttccacacactGCTTTCACAGTGTGAAGAGAAAGGCGTACCTGCTCCTGAAGCTTTCGTCTGGAAATTAAACCTTGCCTGCTATTCCCGTTATTAGCTGAAGAAAATCACTTGGTCATACCCGATTTTAAAGCATGCTGAATTTGAACCCGTTCTTGCCACATTTCAGAAAGCCAGAGAGACAGGAGTATTTGGTGATTAGCAGTAATGACCACTGTGTGTGCTTTCCGTGGGGCTTTATTTGCGGGACTTCTCGAGTCAAATGGTGGTGTGTCTCTCCCAAGGGATCAGCATTCATATCTGCTGGTATATTCGGAGACCACCATCTGGGGGCTTCTATGGTCAGGGAG
The Microtus pennsylvanicus isolate mMicPen1 chromosome 11, mMicPen1.hap1, whole genome shotgun sequence genome window above contains:
- the LOC142831800 gene encoding keratin, type I cuticular Ha3-I; this translates as MPYNCCLPALSCRTSCSSRPCIPNSCHSCTLPGACNIPANIGNCNWFCEGSFNGNEKETMQFLNDRLASYLEKVRQLERENAELECRIQERNQQQDPLVCPAYQAYFRTIEELQQKILCGKSENARLVVQIDNAKLASDDFRTKYETELSLRQLVESDINGLRRILDELTLCKSDLEAQVESLKEELLCLKQNHEQEVNTLRCQLGDRLNVEVDAAPTVDLNRVLNETRCQYEALVETNRREVEEWFTTQTEELNKQVVSSSEQLQSCQAEIIELRRTVNTLEIELQAQHNLRNSLENTLTESEARYSSQLSQVQCLITNVESQLGEIRADLERQNQEYQVLLDIRARLECEINTYRGLLESEDCKLPCNPCATTNACDKPIGPCVSNPCVTRPRCGPCNSFVR